A DNA window from Delphinus delphis chromosome 6, mDelDel1.2, whole genome shotgun sequence contains the following coding sequences:
- the ZBTB43 gene encoding zinc finger and BTB domain-containing protein 43, producing MEPGTNSFRVEFPDFSSTILQKLNQQRQQGQLCDVSIVVQGHIFRAHKAVLAASSPYFCDQVLLKNSRRIVLPDVMNPRVFENILLSSYTGRLVMPAPEIVSYLTAASFLQMWHVVDKCTEVLEGNPTVLCQKLNHGSDHQSPSSSSYNGLVESFELGSGGHTDFPKAQELRDGENEEESTKDELSSQLTEHEYLPSNSSTEHDRLSTEMASQDGEEGASDSAEFHYTRPMYSKPSIMAHKRWIHVKPERFEQACEGMDVHASYDEHQVTESINTMQTEHSVQPSGVEEDFHIGEKKVEAEFDEQADESNYDEQVDFYGSSMEEFSGERSDGNLIGHRQEAALATGYSENIEMVTGIKEEASHLGFSATDKLYPCQCGKSFTHKSQRDRHMSMHLGLRPYGCGVCGKKFKMKHHLVGHMKIHTGIKPYECNICAKRFMWRDSFHRHVTSCTKSYEAAKAEQNTTEAN from the coding sequence ATGGAGCCTGGAACAAACTCTTTTCGAGTAGAATTTCCtgatttttccagcaccattctGCAGAAACTGAACCAGCAGCGCCAGCAAGGACAGTTATGTGATGTCTCCATTGTTGTCCAAGGCCACATTTTCCGAGCACACAAAGCCGTTCTTGCTGCCAGTTCACCCTACTTTTGTGACCAGGTACTCCTCAAAAACAGCAGGAGGATTGTTTTGCCTGATGTGATGAACCCCAGAGTGTTTGAGAACATTCTCCTATCAAGTTACACGGGACGTCTAGTAATGCCTGCTCCAGAAATTGTTAGTTACTTAACAGCTGCAAGCTTCCTCCAGATGTGGCATGTGGTAGACAAATGCACTGAGGTTTTAGAAGGAAACCCTACAGTCCTTTGTCAGAAGCTAAATCATGGCAGTGACCACCAGTCTCCCAGCAGCAGTAGTTACAATGGCCTGGTAGAGAGCTTTGAGCTGGGCTCTGGGGGCCATACGGATTTCCCCAAAGCCCAGGAACTGAGGGATGGAGAGAATGAAGAGGAGAGCACCAAAGACGAGCTGTCATCTCAGCTCACCGAGCATGAATACCTTCCTAGCAACTCGTCTACAGAGCATGACCGGCTAAGCACTGAGATGGCGAGCcaggatggggaggagggggccagCGACAGTGCCGAATTCCACTACACCCGGCCCATGTACAGCAAGCCCAGCATAATGGCTCACAAACGCTGGATCCATGTGAAGCCTGAGCGCTTTGAGCAAGCGTGCGAGGGCATGGATGTGCATGCATCCTACGATGAGCACCAGGTCACAGAGTCCATCAACACCATGCAGACAGAGCACTCGGTCCAGCCCTCGGGAGTAGAGGAAGACTTTCACATCGGGGAAAAGAAAGTGGAAGCGGAGTTTGATGAACAGGCTGATGAAAGCAATTATGACGAGCAGGTGGATTTCTATGGCTCTTCCATGGAAGAGTTTTCTGGAGAGAGGTCGGATGGGAATCTCATTGGGCACAGACAGGAGGCTGCCCTAGCAACAGGCTACAGTGAGAATATTGAAATGGTAACAGGGATTAAAGAAGAAGCTTCCCACCTAGGATTCTCAGCCACCGACAAGCTGTATCCTTGTCAGTGTGGGAAAAGTTTCACTCACAAGAGTCAGAGAGATCGACACATGAGCATGCACCTTGGTCTTCGGCCTTATGGCTGTGGTGTCTGTGGTAAGAAATTCAAAATGAAGCATCATCTCGTGGGCCACATGAAAATTCACACAGGCATAAAGCCATATGAGTGTAATATCTGTGCAAAGAGATTTATGTGGAGGGACAGTTTCCACAGGCATGTGACTTCTTGTACCAAGTCCTACGAAGCTGCAAAGGCTGAGCAGAATACGACTGAGGCTAACTGA